A genome region from Mesorhizobium sp. B2-1-8 includes the following:
- a CDS encoding MFS transporter — protein MTVDTQPKGDERVHWLPMVAAISSISVVGIAIGLGMPLLSVILETRGHSASMIGLNTAVAGLASIAGAPLATPLAMRFGVAWTMIAMIAAGALAFVGFHFAPDFWMWFPLRIVLHIALTVLFILSEFWISTSAPPHRRGLVLGIYATVLSLGFAAGPWLFAHLGSSGFRPFGVIIALVTLAAIPVLAARNESPTIVANSETSHFLRYIWLVPTATFAVLVFGAVETGGFALFPVYGNRIGYSEADAALLLTMIGLGNVLLQIPIGMISDRVTDRRYLLLACAAVGLAGTMFMPFFAANWHLMAALLFVWGGFVAAMYTIGLAHLGSQLSGHELASANAAFVLCYGVGMVLGPQAIGIGMDSFGPSGFGWSLGLFFAAYIALVCFRLVRKILL, from the coding sequence ATGACGGTCGATACCCAACCAAAGGGCGACGAACGCGTACACTGGCTGCCGATGGTGGCGGCGATCTCGTCGATCAGCGTCGTCGGCATTGCCATCGGCCTCGGCATGCCGCTGCTCAGCGTCATCCTGGAAACACGCGGCCATTCGGCCTCGATGATCGGCCTCAACACGGCCGTCGCCGGTCTCGCCTCGATCGCCGGAGCGCCGCTCGCCACGCCGCTTGCCATGCGCTTCGGCGTCGCCTGGACCATGATCGCCATGATCGCCGCCGGCGCGCTGGCCTTCGTCGGTTTCCATTTCGCGCCCGATTTCTGGATGTGGTTCCCGCTGCGCATCGTGCTGCACATCGCGCTGACCGTGCTGTTCATCCTGTCCGAATTCTGGATCAGCACGTCGGCGCCGCCACACCGGCGAGGCCTAGTGCTTGGCATCTACGCCACCGTCCTGTCGCTCGGCTTTGCCGCGGGGCCGTGGCTATTCGCCCACCTCGGCAGTTCCGGCTTCCGGCCGTTCGGTGTCATCATCGCCCTGGTGACACTGGCCGCCATACCGGTGTTGGCCGCGCGCAACGAAAGCCCCACCATCGTGGCGAACAGCGAAACCAGCCACTTCCTGCGCTACATCTGGCTGGTGCCGACCGCGACTTTCGCCGTGCTGGTGTTCGGCGCCGTCGAGACGGGCGGCTTCGCTCTGTTCCCCGTCTATGGCAACCGCATCGGCTACTCCGAGGCCGATGCGGCGCTGCTGCTGACCATGATCGGCTTGGGCAATGTGCTGCTGCAGATCCCGATCGGCATGATCAGCGACCGCGTCACGGACCGGCGCTATCTGCTGCTCGCATGCGCCGCGGTCGGTCTCGCCGGCACGATGTTCATGCCGTTCTTTGCCGCGAACTGGCACTTGATGGCTGCCCTGCTTTTCGTCTGGGGCGGTTTCGTCGCGGCCATGTACACGATTGGCCTCGCCCATCTCGGTTCGCAGCTTTCCGGCCACGAACTGGCGTCGGCCAACGCCGCATTCGTACTATGTTACGGCGTCGGCATGGTGCTTGGTCCGCAGGCGATCGGCATCGGCATGGACAGTTTCGGGCCTTCCGGCTTTGGCTGGTCGCTCGGCCTGTTCTTCGCCGCCTACATCGCCCTGGTCTGCTTCAGGCTCGTCCGCAAGATCCTCCTGTAG
- a CDS encoding NUDIX hydrolase has product MEAMTKADADKLDKGLATHGGRPLRPRDAATLILLDRKGDDVLVLMGRRHAGHAFMPGKFVFPGGRTDPADSRIPTATALNQHEEAKLTAGPGRTSHARARAIALSAVRETYEEAGLLIGRKGAFATTRRDWQGFVEHGVAPSLEALRFVARAITPPNRVRRFDTRFFSAWRGDVAIELPDGGPTNELEELVWLPLAKAKQADIPDITRMILDELEKRLANDPLLRPGGPVPFYRLVRNRFTRELL; this is encoded by the coding sequence ATGGAAGCTATGACCAAGGCGGATGCCGACAAGCTCGACAAGGGTCTTGCCACGCATGGCGGCCGGCCCTTGCGTCCGCGTGACGCCGCGACCCTGATCCTGCTCGACCGCAAGGGCGACGACGTCCTGGTGCTGATGGGACGCCGCCATGCCGGTCACGCCTTCATGCCCGGGAAATTCGTCTTCCCCGGCGGCCGCACCGACCCTGCCGACAGCCGCATCCCGACGGCGACGGCACTTAACCAGCACGAAGAAGCCAAGCTGACGGCCGGCCCCGGCCGCACCAGTCACGCCCGCGCCCGCGCCATTGCTTTGTCGGCGGTCCGCGAGACCTACGAGGAAGCCGGCCTGCTGATCGGCCGCAAAGGCGCCTTTGCCACGACCAGGCGCGACTGGCAGGGTTTCGTCGAACATGGCGTGGCACCGTCGCTGGAGGCGTTGCGCTTCGTCGCGCGCGCCATCACCCCGCCGAACCGGGTGCGCCGCTTCGATACCCGCTTCTTCAGTGCCTGGCGTGGCGACGTCGCCATCGAATTGCCCGATGGCGGCCCGACCAACGAACTGGAGGAACTGGTCTGGCTGCCTCTCGCCAAGGCCAAGCAGGCTGACATACCCGACATCACCCGAATGATCCTGGACGAGCTTGAAAAGCGGCTCGCCAATGATCCACTGCTGCGTCCGGGCGGCCCTGTCCCCTTCTACAGGCTTGTCCGCAACCGCTTCACCCGCGAACTTCTCTAG
- a CDS encoding DUF983 domain-containing protein has translation MEQQVFGGEHHSGRIARPLWTAMKRGLLGRCPNCGEGKLFRGFTKTVETCSVCGEEVHHHRADDLPAYLVIVIVGHIVLGAFMGVEATSTLSTWQHIAIWVPLTILLSVALLQPVKGAVIGLQWAFYMHGFGGEKDVIEPHPGA, from the coding sequence ATGGAACAACAGGTTTTTGGTGGCGAACATCACTCGGGCCGGATTGCCCGCCCATTGTGGACGGCGATGAAGCGCGGTCTGCTAGGCCGCTGCCCGAATTGCGGCGAAGGCAAGCTCTTCCGCGGCTTCACCAAGACCGTCGAAACCTGCAGCGTCTGCGGCGAGGAGGTTCATCACCATCGCGCCGACGATCTGCCCGCCTATCTCGTCATCGTCATCGTCGGCCACATCGTTCTCGGTGCCTTCATGGGCGTGGAAGCGACCTCGACGCTCTCCACCTGGCAGCACATTGCCATATGGGTGCCCTTGACCATCCTTCTGTCGGTTGCACTGCTGCAGCCTGTCAAAGGCGCCGTCATCGGACTGCAATGGGCGTTCTATATGCACGGATTTGGTGGCGAAAAGGATGTGATCGAGCCGCATCCTGGGGCCTGA
- the rnr gene encoding ribonuclease R translates to MARRITGRSHGDPRTADTRAKVKDDYRPSRDEILRYIAENPDRAGKRDIAKAFALRGDDRIWLKDLLRDLQDEGVLTKERKRLARVGALPHVAVLDIFGRDADGILLAHPAEPVGPGEPPVVSIRVSRGGNGPAPGIGDRVLAKTFPTDDPSGPAYTGRVMKIFEKRADAVLGVFRVLQDGTFRIEPVERRQPELIVDKEFQNGAKNGDLVEVEPARASRYGLPRAKVLNVLGSLTSEKAVSMIAIHAHDIPHIFPADVIAESEAVKPATLAHREDWRDLPLVTIDPTDAKDHDDAVFATPDLDEKNLGGFIATVAIADVAAYVRYGTALDREALKRGNSVYFPDRVVPMLPERISNDLCSLREGQDRPALAVRMTFSADGRKIRHSFHRVMMKSAAKLAYSQAQAAIDGVPDDKTGPILDTVLRPLWDAYAILKRGRDSRQPLELDLPERKILLKPDGTVDRVIVPERLDAHKLIEEFMIQANVAAAETLEGKKQALVYRIHDAPSLAKQESLREFLQTLSLSLARGAQMRPSQFNGILERVRGADNEALVNEVVLRSQSQAEYSPKNIGHFGLNLRRYAHFTSPIRRYADLIVHRGLIAALGLGPGGLTQDEEARLEDVAVLISGTERRAMAAERDTVDRLISAYLAERIDDRFDARISGVTKSGLFVQLPQYGADGFIPVSTLGGDYYIYDETARSLFGERSGKGYQLADRVEVRLVEVAPMAGAMRFEMLTDPKPLPGSSRSFHKAKGRARASQSRPGSRGRRR, encoded by the coding sequence GTGGCGCGCAGGATCACCGGACGAAGCCACGGCGATCCGCGCACCGCCGACACCCGGGCCAAGGTCAAGGACGACTACCGGCCCTCGCGTGACGAAATCCTGCGCTACATCGCCGAAAACCCGGATCGCGCCGGAAAGCGCGACATCGCCAAGGCGTTCGCGCTGCGCGGCGACGACCGCATCTGGCTGAAGGATCTCCTGCGCGACTTGCAGGACGAAGGCGTTCTGACCAAGGAGCGCAAGCGGCTGGCCCGGGTCGGCGCCCTGCCCCATGTCGCCGTGCTCGACATTTTTGGCCGCGACGCCGATGGTATCTTGCTGGCGCATCCGGCCGAGCCCGTTGGTCCGGGCGAACCTCCCGTGGTCTCGATCCGCGTTTCGCGTGGGGGCAACGGACCGGCGCCAGGCATTGGCGACCGCGTGCTGGCCAAGACGTTTCCGACCGATGATCCATCAGGCCCCGCCTATACCGGCCGGGTGATGAAGATCTTCGAGAAGCGCGCGGACGCCGTCCTCGGTGTCTTCCGCGTGCTTCAGGACGGCACTTTCCGCATCGAGCCGGTGGAACGGCGCCAGCCGGAATTGATCGTCGACAAGGAATTCCAGAACGGCGCCAAAAATGGCGACCTGGTCGAGGTCGAGCCCGCGCGCGCCTCGCGCTATGGGCTGCCGCGCGCCAAGGTGCTCAACGTGCTGGGTTCGCTGACCAGCGAAAAGGCGGTCTCGATGATCGCCATCCACGCGCATGACATTCCGCACATTTTTCCGGCCGACGTCATCGCCGAATCCGAGGCAGTGAAGCCGGCGACGCTTGCCCATCGCGAGGATTGGCGCGACCTGCCGCTGGTCACCATCGATCCGACCGACGCCAAGGATCATGACGACGCCGTCTTCGCCACCCCTGACCTCGACGAGAAAAATCTCGGCGGCTTTATCGCCACCGTCGCGATCGCCGATGTCGCCGCCTATGTCCGCTATGGCACTGCGCTCGACCGCGAGGCACTGAAGCGCGGCAATTCGGTCTATTTCCCGGATCGCGTCGTGCCGATGCTGCCCGAGCGCATCTCCAATGATCTCTGCTCGCTGCGCGAGGGCCAGGATCGGCCGGCGCTGGCGGTGCGCATGACCTTCTCCGCCGACGGCCGCAAGATCAGGCATTCCTTTCACCGCGTCATGATGAAGTCGGCGGCCAAGCTCGCCTACAGCCAGGCCCAGGCAGCGATCGACGGCGTGCCGGACGACAAGACCGGCCCGATCCTCGACACCGTGCTGAGGCCGCTGTGGGATGCCTATGCGATCCTCAAGCGCGGCCGCGACAGCCGCCAGCCGCTCGAACTCGACCTGCCGGAGCGCAAGATCCTGCTCAAACCGGATGGCACGGTCGACCGCGTCATCGTGCCGGAGCGGCTCGACGCCCACAAGCTGATCGAAGAATTCATGATCCAGGCCAATGTCGCGGCCGCCGAAACGCTGGAGGGCAAGAAGCAGGCGCTGGTCTATCGCATCCACGACGCGCCGTCGCTGGCCAAGCAGGAATCGCTGCGCGAATTCCTGCAGACGCTCAGCCTGTCATTGGCGCGCGGCGCCCAGATGCGGCCCAGCCAGTTCAACGGCATTCTGGAGCGCGTGCGCGGCGCCGACAACGAGGCGCTGGTCAACGAAGTGGTGCTGCGCTCGCAGAGCCAGGCCGAATATTCACCCAAGAACATCGGCCATTTCGGCCTCAACCTCAGGCGTTACGCGCATTTCACCTCGCCGATCCGCCGCTACGCCGACCTGATCGTGCATCGCGGGCTTATTGCCGCGCTCGGCCTCGGTCCAGGCGGACTGACGCAAGATGAGGAGGCTCGCCTCGAAGACGTCGCCGTGCTGATCTCCGGCACCGAACGGCGCGCAATGGCAGCCGAGCGCGACACGGTCGACCGGCTGATCTCCGCCTATCTCGCCGAGCGCATCGACGACCGCTTCGACGCCCGCATCTCCGGAGTCACCAAATCAGGACTTTTTGTCCAATTGCCGCAGTATGGCGCCGATGGTTTCATCCCTGTGTCAACTCTGGGCGGCGATTATTATATATACGACGAAACGGCCCGCTCCCTGTTCGGGGAACGCTCGGGCAAGGGCTACCAGCTCGCTGACCGCGTCGAGGTCCGGCTCGTCGAGGTGGCGCCGATGGCCGGGGCGATGCGCTTCGAGATGTTGACCGACCCAAAGCCCCTGCCAGGCTCCAGCAGGTCGTTTCACAAGGCCAAGGGCCGCGCCCGTGCGTCGCAATCGCGACCGGGGTCGCGCGGCAGGAGACGATGA
- the topA gene encoding type I DNA topoisomerase yields the protein MDVVVVESPAKAKTINKYLGRNYKVLASFGHIRDLPAKDGSVRPDEDFAMSWAVDTASGKRLADIAKAVKDADGLILATDPDREGEAISWHVLEVLKQKRALKDKPVSRVVFNAITKSSVLEAMANPRQIDAPLVDAYLARRALDYLVGFTLSPVLWRKLPGARSAGRVQSVALRLVCDRESEIERFIREEYWQIAAILGTPRNETFEARLTAFERKKLQKLDISNKAQADDIKAMLEGATFKALSVEAKPTRRNPGPPFTTSTLQQAASSGLGFSATRTMQVAQRLYEGMEIGGETTGLITYMRTDGVQMAPEAIDAARDAIAKEFGPKYLPEKPRQYTTKAKNAQEAHEAIRPTDFMRTPASVRQYLDADQMRLYELIWKRAIASQMQSAEIERTTVEIEALNGARTAELRAVGSVVRFDGFIAAYTDQKDDDAEDEENRRLPEIRAGEQLARRAINATQHTTEPPPRYSEASLIKKLEELGIGRPSTYTAILKTLEDRDYVTIDKRRLVPQAKGRLLSAFLESFFERYVEYDFTASLEEKLDEISDGKLAWKDVLRDFWKDFSGAVADIKELRVTDVLDALNEELAPLVFPAREDGSNPRICPKCGTGNLSLKLGKFGAFVGCSNYPECSFTRQLGDAANPNGENGGGEDGTRVLGKDPYTAEEITLRSGRFGPYIQRGDGKEAKRSSLPKGWTPESIDHEKALALLGLPRDVGKHPESGKMISAGLGRYGPFVLHDGTYANLDSIEDVFSIGLNRAVTVIAEKQSKGKGGRNGGTPAALKELGDHPDGGGKIVVRDGKYGPYVNFGKVNATLPKGKDPQSVTIEDALALIAEKEAKGAGGKKPFRKAAAAKAPAAKKTAAKKPAAKKPAAKKKG from the coding sequence ATGGACGTCGTCGTCGTCGAATCGCCGGCCAAGGCAAAGACAATCAACAAATATCTGGGCAGGAACTACAAGGTTCTGGCCTCGTTCGGCCATATCAGGGATTTGCCGGCCAAGGATGGCTCGGTGCGTCCGGACGAAGATTTTGCTATGTCCTGGGCGGTCGACACCGCGTCCGGCAAGCGTCTCGCCGACATCGCCAAGGCGGTCAAGGATGCCGACGGCCTGATCCTCGCCACCGACCCGGATCGCGAAGGTGAAGCGATCTCCTGGCATGTGCTGGAGGTGCTGAAGCAGAAGCGTGCGCTGAAGGACAAGCCGGTCAGCCGCGTCGTCTTCAATGCCATCACCAAATCATCGGTGCTGGAGGCGATGGCCAATCCGCGCCAGATCGATGCGCCGCTGGTCGATGCCTATCTCGCCCGCCGCGCGTTGGATTACCTCGTCGGCTTCACGCTGTCGCCGGTGCTGTGGCGCAAATTGCCGGGCGCCCGTTCCGCCGGCCGTGTCCAGTCCGTGGCATTGCGTCTGGTCTGCGACCGCGAATCCGAGATCGAGCGCTTCATCCGCGAGGAATATTGGCAGATCGCTGCCATCCTCGGGACACCGCGCAACGAGACTTTCGAAGCCCGCCTGACCGCATTCGAGCGCAAGAAGCTGCAAAAGCTCGACATTTCCAACAAGGCGCAGGCCGACGACATAAAGGCGATGCTCGAGGGTGCTACCTTCAAGGCGCTGTCCGTCGAAGCCAAGCCGACCAGGCGCAACCCCGGTCCACCCTTCACCACCTCGACGCTGCAGCAGGCCGCCTCATCGGGCCTCGGCTTCTCGGCCACGCGCACCATGCAGGTGGCGCAGCGGCTCTATGAGGGCATGGAGATCGGCGGCGAAACCACCGGCCTGATCACCTATATGCGAACCGACGGCGTGCAGATGGCCCCCGAGGCGATCGATGCCGCCCGCGACGCCATCGCAAAGGAATTCGGCCCGAAATACCTGCCGGAAAAGCCGCGCCAATACACCACCAAGGCCAAGAACGCCCAGGAAGCGCATGAAGCCATCCGCCCGACGGATTTCATGCGCACCCCGGCGTCGGTCAGGCAATATCTCGATGCCGACCAGATGCGGCTCTATGAGCTGATCTGGAAGCGCGCAATCGCCAGCCAGATGCAGTCGGCCGAGATCGAGCGCACCACCGTCGAAATCGAGGCGCTGAACGGCGCCCGCACCGCCGAACTTCGCGCCGTCGGCTCGGTCGTCCGTTTTGACGGCTTCATCGCCGCCTACACCGACCAGAAGGACGACGACGCCGAAGACGAGGAAAACCGCCGCCTGCCCGAAATCCGCGCCGGCGAGCAGCTTGCCCGCCGCGCGATCAATGCCACCCAGCACACCACCGAGCCGCCGCCCCGTTATTCGGAGGCGTCGCTGATCAAGAAGCTGGAGGAGCTCGGCATTGGCCGTCCGTCGACCTATACGGCGATCCTGAAGACACTCGAGGACCGCGACTATGTCACGATCGACAAGCGCCGGCTGGTGCCGCAGGCCAAGGGCCGCCTGCTGTCGGCCTTCCTCGAAAGCTTCTTCGAGCGCTATGTCGAGTACGACTTCACCGCATCGCTGGAGGAAAAGCTCGACGAGATCTCCGACGGCAAGCTCGCCTGGAAGGACGTGCTGCGCGATTTCTGGAAGGATTTTTCGGGCGCCGTCGCCGACATCAAGGAGCTGCGCGTCACCGATGTGCTCGATGCGCTCAACGAGGAACTGGCGCCGCTGGTTTTCCCCGCCCGCGAGGACGGCTCCAATCCGCGCATCTGCCCGAAATGCGGCACCGGCAATCTGTCGCTGAAGCTCGGCAAGTTCGGCGCCTTCGTCGGCTGCTCGAACTATCCGGAATGCTCCTTCACCCGCCAGCTCGGCGACGCCGCCAATCCCAATGGCGAGAATGGCGGTGGCGAGGACGGCACCAGGGTGCTCGGCAAGGATCCTTACACGGCCGAGGAAATCACGCTGCGCTCGGGCCGCTTCGGCCCCTATATCCAGCGCGGCGACGGCAAGGAAGCCAAGCGCTCGAGCCTGCCCAAGGGCTGGACGCCTGAATCCATCGATCATGAGAAGGCGCTCGCCTTGCTGGGGCTGCCGCGCGACGTGGGCAAGCATCCCGAAAGCGGAAAGATGATCTCGGCCGGGCTCGGCCGCTACGGTCCGTTCGTGCTGCACGATGGCACCTATGCCAATCTCGACAGCATCGAGGACGTGTTCTCGATCGGCCTCAACCGTGCCGTCACCGTGATTGCCGAGAAGCAGTCGAAGGGCAAGGGCGGCCGCAACGGCGGCACACCGGCAGCCCTGAAGGAGCTCGGCGACCATCCGGACGGCGGCGGCAAGATCGTCGTGCGCGACGGCAAATACGGCCCTTACGTCAATTTCGGCAAGGTCAACGCCACGCTACCCAAGGGCAAGGATCCGCAATCGGTGACGATCGAGGATGCGCTGGCGCTGATTGCCGAGAAGGAAGCCAAGGGCGCCGGCGGCAAGAAACCGTTCCGCAAGGCTGCGGCGGCCAAGGCGCCCGCAGCCAAGAAAACGGCGGCCAAAAAGCCGGCTGCGAAGAAGCCGGCCGCAAAGAAGAAAGGATAG
- a CDS encoding cytochrome c biogenesis CcdA family protein: protein MALDIGYVSAVGAGAISFLSPCVLPLVPPYLCYMAGISVDDFRGNAGATASQGARGALLYSSIAFVLGFSTVLVALGAGASTIGRLLRVWQEPLAMGAGVLIILMGLNFLGILRIPLLSREARFQSQGKPASAVAAYVMGLAFAFGWTPCIGPVLGPILTLAGGRETVGEGALLLAAYSLGLGIPFLIAALFSGAFMRFLGKFRVHLGRVEKAIGALLVVAGVFFLTGGVQTVSYWLLENFPVLGRLG from the coding sequence ATGGCATTGGATATCGGTTATGTCAGCGCGGTCGGGGCGGGGGCCATCTCGTTCCTGTCGCCATGCGTGCTGCCGCTGGTGCCGCCCTATCTCTGCTACATGGCCGGCATATCGGTCGACGATTTCCGCGGCAATGCGGGCGCGACCGCAAGTCAGGGCGCACGCGGTGCGCTGCTCTATTCCTCGATCGCATTCGTGCTCGGCTTTTCGACCGTGTTAGTCGCGCTCGGCGCCGGCGCCTCGACCATCGGCCGGCTGCTGCGCGTCTGGCAGGAGCCGCTGGCGATGGGCGCCGGCGTGCTGATCATCCTGATGGGCCTGAATTTCCTCGGCATTCTGCGCATTCCGCTGTTGTCACGCGAGGCGCGCTTCCAGTCGCAGGGCAAGCCGGCCAGCGCCGTCGCCGCCTATGTCATGGGCCTTGCCTTCGCCTTCGGCTGGACGCCCTGCATCGGCCCGGTACTGGGGCCAATCCTGACGCTGGCCGGCGGGCGCGAAACCGTGGGCGAGGGCGCGCTGCTGCTCGCCGCCTATTCGCTAGGGCTGGGCATCCCGTTCCTGATCGCCGCGCTGTTCTCCGGCGCCTTCATGCGCTTCCTCGGCAAATTCCGCGTGCATCTCGGCCGTGTCGAAAAGGCGATCGGCGCGCTGCTGGTGGTCGCCGGCGTGTTTTTCCTCACCGGCGGCGTGCAGACGGTGTCCTACTGGCTGCTGGAGAATTTCCCGGTGCTGGGGCGGCTGGGGTAG
- the glmU gene encoding bifunctional UDP-N-acetylglucosamine diphosphorylase/glucosamine-1-phosphate N-acetyltransferase GlmU: MSQRSCLSVILAAGEGTRMKSALPKVLHQIAGLPMVAHVVRAAEAAGASSQALVIGYGADEMRKAAAKFAPKAETFVQEKRLGTAHAVLAAREAISRGYDDVLVMFGDTPLIDADALMAARFRLAEGAAVVVIGFRPPNPTGYGRLIEKGGKLTAIREEKDCSAEERKIGFCNAGMMAVAGAHALKLLDAVGNKNAKGEYYLTDIVEIARAQGLDVVATEASFESALGINNRIDLAQAEAVWQQRRRHAAMLSGVTLIAPETVYFSYDTEIGADTIVESNVWFGPGVKIANGAKIHAFSHIEGATIGSNCDVGPFARLRPGADLRTKAKVGNFCEVKQAVIEEGAKVNHLTYIGDARVGARANIGAGTITCNYDGYSKFFTDIGEGAFIGSNSSLVAPITIGNGGYIASGSVITESVPDEALAFGRARQKTIPGKGKELRERLASAAAAKKKAAGADN; this comes from the coding sequence ATGAGCCAGAGATCCTGCCTGTCCGTCATCCTCGCCGCCGGCGAAGGCACGCGCATGAAGAGCGCGCTGCCGAAGGTGCTCCACCAGATCGCGGGGTTGCCGATGGTGGCTCATGTGGTGAGGGCGGCCGAGGCCGCTGGCGCCAGCAGCCAGGCGCTGGTCATCGGATATGGCGCGGATGAGATGCGCAAGGCGGCGGCGAAGTTTGCGCCGAAGGCAGAGACCTTCGTGCAGGAAAAGCGCTTGGGAACGGCGCATGCTGTCTTGGCTGCTCGCGAAGCGATATCAAGGGGTTATGACGATGTGCTGGTGATGTTCGGCGACACGCCGCTGATCGACGCGGATGCGCTGATGGCAGCGCGGTTTAGGCTCGCGGAAGGTGCGGCTGTCGTGGTTATCGGCTTCCGTCCGCCCAATCCGACCGGCTATGGCCGGCTGATCGAAAAAGGCGGCAAGCTGACCGCCATCCGGGAGGAAAAGGACTGCAGCGCGGAGGAACGGAAGATTGGTTTCTGCAATGCCGGCATGATGGCGGTGGCCGGCGCGCATGCGCTGAAGCTGCTTGACGCCGTCGGCAACAAGAATGCCAAGGGCGAGTATTATCTGACCGACATTGTCGAGATCGCCAGAGCCCAGGGCCTCGATGTGGTTGCCACCGAAGCCAGCTTCGAAAGCGCGCTCGGCATCAACAATCGCATCGACCTAGCGCAGGCCGAGGCCGTCTGGCAACAGCGCCGACGCCATGCGGCGATGCTGTCGGGCGTGACCCTGATTGCCCCCGAGACGGTTTATTTCTCGTACGACACCGAAATCGGCGCCGACACGATCGTCGAGTCGAATGTCTGGTTCGGCCCAGGTGTGAAGATCGCCAATGGCGCCAAGATTCACGCCTTCAGCCATATCGAAGGGGCCACTATCGGGTCCAATTGCGATGTCGGGCCGTTCGCGCGGCTGCGGCCAGGTGCCGACCTCAGGACCAAGGCCAAGGTCGGCAATTTCTGCGAGGTCAAGCAGGCCGTTATCGAGGAGGGCGCCAAGGTCAATCACCTGACCTATATTGGCGACGCGCGCGTCGGCGCCAGGGCCAATATCGGCGCCGGCACCATCACCTGCAACTACGACGGCTATTCGAAATTCTTCACCGACATCGGCGAGGGCGCCTTCATCGGCTCCAATTCCTCGCTCGTGGCGCCAATCACCATCGGCAATGGCGGCTATATCGCCTCGGGCAGTGTCATCACCGAAAGCGTACCCGACGAAGCGCTGGCCTTCGGCCGGGCTCGCCAGAAGACGATCCCCGGCAAGGGCAAGGAACTGCGCGAACGGCTTGCTTCCGCGGCTGCGGCAAAGAAGAAGGCGGCCGGCGCCGACAATTAG